One Terriglobales bacterium genomic window carries:
- a CDS encoding ATP-binding cassette domain-containing protein, translated as MNDLSRNPSSPGESPKPFIEFKEVSKAFGENRVLDHVSFDVVPGETVCILGRSGVGKSVSLHHIMGFLKPDAGRIWVAYEDITDYAEPDLQRIRKKVTMVFQNGALFDSLTVGENVAFPLRERRDLDEEQIYQVVDGLLEMVGVKQYRELLPSDLSTGMKRSVAIARALSAQPDCILYDEPTTMVDPLMAQLLGDLIKKLKYQLRLTSIVVTHDMRLAQKLADRVIFLHEGKCIFFGPVEEMERSQHPILQEFFNLDALVVPGKLQPGDPGYAARP; from the coding sequence ATGAATGATCTGAGCCGGAACCCGAGTTCCCCGGGCGAATCGCCCAAGCCCTTCATCGAGTTCAAGGAGGTCTCCAAGGCCTTCGGCGAGAACCGGGTGCTCGACCACGTCAGCTTCGACGTGGTGCCGGGCGAGACGGTGTGCATCCTGGGGCGCAGCGGTGTGGGCAAGTCGGTCTCGCTGCACCACATCATGGGCTTCCTCAAGCCCGACGCCGGCCGCATCTGGGTGGCCTACGAGGACATCACCGACTACGCCGAGCCCGACCTGCAGCGCATCCGCAAGAAGGTCACCATGGTCTTCCAGAACGGGGCCCTCTTCGATTCGCTCACCGTGGGCGAGAACGTCGCATTCCCGCTGCGCGAGCGCCGCGACCTGGACGAAGAGCAGATCTACCAGGTGGTGGACGGGTTGCTGGAGATGGTGGGCGTCAAGCAGTACCGCGAGCTGCTGCCCTCCGACCTCTCCACCGGGATGAAGCGCTCGGTGGCCATCGCGCGCGCGCTTTCCGCCCAGCCCGACTGCATCCTCTACGACGAGCCCACCACCATGGTGGACCCGCTCATGGCCCAGCTTCTCGGCGACCTCATCAAGAAGCTCAAGTACCAGCTCCGCTTGACCTCCATCGTGGTCACCCACGACATGCGCCTGGCGCAGAAGCTGGCCGACCGCGTCATCTTCCTGCACGAAGGGAAGTGCATCTTCTTCGGCCCGGTGGAGGAGATGGAGCGCAGCCAGCACCCCATCCTGCAGGAGTTCTTCAACCTCGACGCGCTGGTCGTTCCCGGCAAGCTCCAGCCGGGCGATCCCGGCTATGCCGCCCGGCCCTAA